ATGTGTGTTTCCTCATGGTTGAATATATCCTGAAATCTCTCCGTATTAGGCATTATGTTGTAATGCAGACTTGGAGGCGCAACATAGACTGAAATAAAATTATACGGGGTAACGCATGCTCCTCCGTTGCCGTCGTCTTGTAAATCATTCAGAAACAGATATGTTTTTTTAGGACGGTATCCCCAAAGATTTGCATGAGCGTTATAGGCTCTGTCATAAGTCTTTAGGATGTATGGAACAAATGGCGAGAGATAATCTCCCGCCATTATTATGTTCACGTGGTCATTTTCTACTTGCTTAAGAAACTTCTGCGCGGAAAGCTGAATGCACAAGCCCAAAAGTGCCGTAAGCAGCAGCAATTTTTTTAACATGTCCTTTGAGAATAATTGATATTTACGGATTTAGAGGTTTGTATCTTTCTTGTCTGCCCATGCCTTTGCCTGCATTTGTAGCTACGTTCATTATAGCGCCGGTCATTTCTGAGGTAAGTGAAACAAGCGGTTTAAATTTTTCAATTCTTCCAACGCCTCCCATCTGAGACATTTTCAATGACATGCTGCCAGCATCCCTGGACATTAGGATTGGCTCCACGGTAATCATGCCAATCGTAGATGAGTTAGCAGCATTTTTGCCAACCATAGCTGAGTTAGCAGCATTTTTGCCAGCCATAGCGGAGTTAGTAGCGTTTTTGCCAACCATAGCTGAGTTAGTAGCACCTTGCCCAACCATAGCTGAGTTAGTCTGTAAGTTTAAAAAGATATCTTTTATGACACCTGCAGCTCTCTGGCCGCAATTGCTTCTCAGGTTGACACTTCCTGCTACTGCTGCATAATTTAGGGCGGCATTTTTAGTTGCAGCCATAGAAATTCCGGACATGCCGGCTGCTTTTCCAAAAAATCCCAAAGTCCTTTTAGCTCTTGCATTATCTCCGCATGATGAGGCAATGTCAGAGGACTCTACAAGAAATTCTGAATATGTTTTAAGAACATCATCATTAATTTTTTTCTGTGCGCCCAGTTGCTGTGTCTTCTCTGAGAACTCTTCCAAGTCCGCAAGACGGCTGTTCATAAGCTGGAACAGGTTAAGAGACTGGCTCAGCTTAAATGTTAAATTATCTGCAGGTTTTTTCTCGCTTACAGCTTTAAGCCCTTGTAAACCACCCTCTAACGTAGTTGCAAGCTGATTGCCAACCTCAGTTATCTCATTCATTGTAACAGAGTATGAAGCAAGTTCTTTTACGGAACCTGTCTCCTTTTTCAAAGATTCTATTGTTGCAAGTGTTGCCTTTGTCTGGACATATAAAATGCCATACCCGGCAGTAAGAGTGTTGCGGTAATTGGAATCTGACTGATACTTTTCTGCAAGTTTTAAATCAGCCGGTGAGTTAACAAGTTCCTGTTGTTTGTTTGCGCGTCTGATGCCGCCTAAATCTCCAGAGGTTAATCCTCCCTGGGAAAAAGGAAATCCTAGGAAAGCTCCAATAACATAGGCTAGGATTGCAGTTAACACAATCCAGAGAACATTTTTTTGCTGTGTTTTCATGTTTTTATGTTTGTTTATGGTTAGTTATCAGTTAGGTAATGCGAATATACTAAATATAAACTAAAATTGTCCCATTTTTTCACAACATAAAATTATCAAATTATGAACATCAGTAATTTGTATACAACAATCAGTAATTTATATAACTCACGATAGTCTTAAAACTTATACATTTGCAATAGAAAGAATTAAATAATAATTGATATGAGGAAAATTTTAATGGCTCTTTGTCTGCTGACAATTTCTGCGGCAGCAACGTGCCAGACTAAAACAACAAATGTTATGAATAACAAAAAAGTATTGGTTGCATATTTTTCATGCACCGGAAACACTCGCCAGCTAGCAAAGACATTGGCAAAAACAGTAAACGGAGATTTGTATGAAATAACTCCGGAACAACCTTATACAGAGGCAGATTTAAATTGGCAAGATAAAACCAGCAGAAGCACTATCGAGATGAATAATAAAGCCTCCAGGCCCGCTATAAAAGGGAAGTGCGAGAATATGAAAGAGTATGATGTGGTGTTTGTAGGGTTCCCAATTTGGTGGTATCAGGCGCCAACTATAATTAACACATTTTTGGAGAGCTATGACTTCTCCGGAAAAATTGTTGTTCCATTCTGCACATCAGGTTCAAGCGCTCCGGGCAATACAGATAAATACCTGCATCCTTCTTGTTCAAAAGAGACA
The window above is part of the Bacteroidales bacterium genome. Proteins encoded here:
- a CDS encoding flavodoxin, producing MRKILMALCLLTISAAATCQTKTTNVMNNKKVLVAYFSCTGNTRQLAKTLAKTVNGDLYEITPEQPYTEADLNWQDKTSRSTIEMNNKASRPAIKGKCENMKEYDVVFVGFPIWWYQAPTIINTFLESYDFSGKIVVPFCTSGSSAPGNTDKYLHPSCSKETSWRPAKRFEPNAKVSVLESWVKSLKF